In one window of Musa acuminata AAA Group cultivar baxijiao chromosome BXJ3-2, Cavendish_Baxijiao_AAA, whole genome shotgun sequence DNA:
- the LOC103975706 gene encoding TNF receptor-associated factor homolog 1b isoform X2 translates to MTGTITEDYGMSLRSSATEGMLSEQRCPSSDSITEWRSCEQVENGTPSTSPPYWDTDDDDDGRSKTFELYGRFTWKIEKFSTINKRELRSNAFEVGGYKWYILIYPQGCDVCNHLSLFLCVANHDKLLPGWSHFAQFTIAVVNKDPKKSKYSDTLHRFWKKEHDWGWKKFMELSKVYDGFIVADTLVIKAQVQVIREKADRPFRCLDCQYRRELVRVYLSNVEKVCRHFLEERIGKLSKFVEDKVRWSGFRAFWFGMDLNSRWRMSRDRTDAILKAVVKHFFIEKEVTSTLVMDSLYSGLKALEFQSKNMKGRARLVDLEELPSPMILVDKDLFVLADDVILLIERVVSDSLPHQPLPSKDDKCPQNRTKDGSSGDEFNKDSIERDEKRLMELGRRTIEIFVLAHIFSRIEVSYQEAVALKRQEELIREEEAAGQVEHELKSKRGAAEKEKRAKKKQAKQKRNSRKGKDKVKDVRCNQAQERLQQETPLEERTSDSFSSGQVELIIEKIDAREDVSETGDDVAEVLQPDLDDRDTSPTNWDTDTSEIHLITEASGSDVQNGQTEKRSQSVMDDSSSTCSTDSVPSAFMSGPYKGNILPNNNGAQSSPNRRKNHWSRETNNRISLTHGGQIPPETTSVDGHSHDATGSKASQPELEATGFSFKNEIQHLGKNLARKEEVSSLQKKSTSKDQVDADSQSSSSGLGKKPLSTIQQPKHSSVVTTSTAAITAAITTVEPASSKEATSSSTSQTEKILVLASGSAPVSSSSQSEAQKQNMPLKINTSHQDNAISRPSSAPLVPAPRPPASIASTVQAVPLLSRSVSAAGRLGTDPSPSAPSYIPQSYRNAIIGKTMRARRSDIIDETTSSGQSVSCSQSPSVCLSSASMLPPQAPVRKDQTSVRPGLTFGCLKPEVVHSHHPRIDDSYHESSSSSQRIGSSLVDNMQKLDIDNNLWKEQYPAEIASRITPYQVQGTVAEEFPHLDIINDLLDDEQNIERAARGPQHGFNRQYSLPSNLFAAEFGSLGGSGRFDHSDQYYEEGFLGGYGTSANPLQGLRDGALQQMDLSSYSNNHSQLDGLMRNHWPYGNTDPSMLRLGDGDANTYPYQFRVYRARGGNRYLYHPANGP, encoded by the exons GTACATTTTGATCTACCCACAGGGTTGTGATGTCTGCAATCATCTTTCATTATTTCTTTGTGTTGCTAATCATGACAAACTTCTCCCAG GATGGAGTCATTTTGCGCAGTTTACAATAGCTGTAGTCAACAAAGACCCAAAGAAATCAAAGTACTCTG ATACATTACATAGGTTttggaaaaaggagcatgattgggGTTGGAAAAAGTTCATGGAGTTATCTAAAGTGTATGATGGCTTTATTGTTGCTGACACTCTTGTTATTAAAGCCCAAGTCCAAGTTATCAG GGAGAAGGCAGACCGCCCTTTTCGTTGTCTTGATTGCCAATACAGGAGGGAACTGGTCCGAGTATATTTGTCAAATGTAGAGAAGGTTTGCCGGCATTTTCTAGAAGAGAGAATAGGCAAGCTTAGCAAGTTTGTTGAGGATAAAGTGAGGTGGTCTGG TTTTCGTGCCTTTTGGTTCGGAATGGATCTAAATTCTAGGTGGCGCATGTCAAGAGACAGAACAGATGCTATACTGAAAGCAGTTGTTAAACATTTTTTCATAGAGAAAGAAGTCACATCTACTTTGGTTATGGATTCTCTATACAGTGGGCTAAAGGCTCTTGAATTTCAGAGCAAGAACATGAAAGGAAGAGCTAGATTAGTGGATTTGGAAGAATTACCATCTCCTATGATCCTAGTTGATAAAGATTTGTTTGTATTGGCTGATGATGTAATTCTTCTGATTGAAAGAGTGGTATCAGACTCCTTGCCTCATCAGCCTTTGCCTTCGAAAGATGACAAGTGTCCACAGAATCGTACCAAG GATGGAAGCTCTGGGGATGAGTTTAATAAGGACTCCATTGAGCGTGATGAAAAGCGACTTATGGAGCTGGGTCGTAGGACAATTGAAATTTTTGTCCTAGCTCACATATTCAG TAGAATTGAAGTTTCCTACCAGGAGGCTGTTGCTCTAAAGAGGCAAGAGGAGCTTATTCGGGAGGAGGAAGCTGCTGGCCAGGTTGAACATGAGCTTAAGTCAAAGCGTGGTGCTGCTGAAAAGGAAAAACGTGCAAAGAAAAAACAG GCTAAACAGAAGCGTAATAGTCGCAAGGGTAAAGACAAAGTAAAGGACGTGAGGTGTAATCAAGCACAGGAGAGGCTCCAACAAGAAACTCCTTTGGAAGAGCGAACTTCAGATAGCTTCTCCTCTGGGCAGGTAGAATTGATTATTGAAAAGATTGATGCACGAGAAGATGTGTCTGAGACTGGAGAtgatgttgctgaggtgcttcaaCCTGATTTAGATGACAGAGATACCAGTCCTACTAATTGGGACACAGATACATCAGAAATTCATCTGATCACTGAAGCTAGTGGCAGCGATGTGCAAAATGGACAAACTGAAAAGAGGAGTCAATCTGTTATGGATGATAGCTCCTCAACGTGCTCAACCGACTCAGTTCCTTCTGCTTTCATGAGTGGACCATATAAAGGAAACATTTTACCAAACAACAATGGTGCACAGTCTTCTCCAAACAG AAGAAAAAATCATTGGAGTAGAGAAACAAACAACCGCATAAGTTTAACTCATGGTGGGCAAATTCCACCTGAAACTACTTCTGTTGATGGCCATTCACATGATGCTACTGGCAGCAAGGCTTCCCAACCTGAATTGGAGGCCACTGGATTCTCCTTCAAGAATGAGATACAGCATCTTGGCAAAAATTTAGCCAGGAAG GAGGAAGTTTCTTCTCTACAAAAGAAATCAACATCCAAAGATCAGGTTGATGCGGACAGTCAATCCTCTTCATCTGGCCTCGGTAAAAAGCCACTCAGCACTATTCAGCAGCCAAAGCATTCCTCAGTTGTCACCACCTCCACCGCTGCCATCACCGCTGCTATCACCACAGTGGAGCCAGCTTCTTCTAAAGAGGCAACATCGAGTAGCACATCTCAAACCGAAAAGATTCTTGTTCTTGCATCAGGATCAGCACCAGTTTCGTCCAGTTCCCAGTCTGAAGCTCAGAAGCAGAACATGCCATTAAAGATTAATACTTCTCATCAAGACAATGCAATATCACGGCCTTCCAGTGCTCCTCTTGTCCCGGCACCAAGGCCACCTGCTTCCATCGCTTCCACAGTTCAAGCAGTACCTCTCCTTTCACGCTCTGTTAGTGCAGCTGGTCGATTGGGAACTGATCCATCACCATCTGCCCCAAGTTATATTCCGCAGTCATACAGGAATGCGATAATCGGTAAAACTATGCGTGCAAGGAGGTCTGATATTATTGATGAGACTACTTCCTCAGGCCAAAGTGTTTCATGCTCACAGTCTCCATCGGTATGCCTATCATCTGCCTCTATGCTTCCGCCTCAGGCCCCTGTAAGGAAGGACCAGACATCAGTTCGACCTGGCTTGACCTTTGGTTGCCTCAAGCCGGAAGTAGTCCATAGCCATCATCCGCGGATAGATGACAGCTACCATGAATCCAGCAGCAGCAGTCAGAGGATTGGTTCATCTCTTGTGGATAACATGCAGAAGCTTGACATTGATAATAATTTGTGGAAAGAACAATATCCAGCTGAGATTGCTTCCAGGATTACTCCGTATCAGGTCCAAGGTACGGTGGCAGAGGAGTTTCCTCACCTCGACATTATCAATGACTTGCTCGATGATGAACAAAACATTGAACGGGCAGCTAGAGGTCCACAACATGGCTTCAATAGGCAGTATTCTTTGCCAAGTAATTTGTTTGCTGCTGAGTTTGGATCATTAGGTGGCTCTGGCCGGTTTGACCATTCAGATCAGTACTATGAAGAGGGTTTCCTTGGGGGCTACGGCACTTCCGCTAACCCCCTTCAAGGGCTGAGGGATGGAGCTCTCCAGCAGATGGATCTTTCATCATATTCTAATAACCATAGCCAGCTTGATGGATTGATGCGGAACCATTGGCCTTATGGGAACACTGATCCATCCATGCTCAGATTGGGGGACGGGGATGCTAATACGTACCCTTACCAGTTCCGAGTCTATCGTGCAAGAGGTGGAAACAGATACTTGTATCATCCTGCTAATGGGCCTTGA
- the LOC103975706 gene encoding TNF receptor-associated factor homolog 1b isoform X1 translates to MTGTITEDYGMSLRSSATEGMLSEQRCPSSDSITEWRSCEQVENGTPSTSPPYWDTDDDDDGRSKTFELYGRFTWKIEKFSTINKRELRSNAFEVGGYKWYILIYPQGCDVCNHLSLFLCVANHDKLLPGWSHFAQFTIAVVNKDPKKSKYSDTLHRFWKKEHDWGWKKFMELSKVYDGFIVADTLVIKAQVQVIREKADRPFRCLDCQYRRELVRVYLSNVEKVCRHFLEERIGKLSKFVEDKVRWSGFRAFWFGMDLNSRWRMSRDRTDAILKAVVKHFFIEKEVTSTLVMDSLYSGLKALEFQSKNMKGRARLVDLEELPSPMILVDKDLFVLADDVILLIERVVSDSLPHQPLPSKDDKCPQNRTKDGSSGDEFNKDSIERDEKRLMELGRRTIEIFVLAHIFSSRIEVSYQEAVALKRQEELIREEEAAGQVEHELKSKRGAAEKEKRAKKKQAKQKRNSRKGKDKVKDVRCNQAQERLQQETPLEERTSDSFSSGQVELIIEKIDAREDVSETGDDVAEVLQPDLDDRDTSPTNWDTDTSEIHLITEASGSDVQNGQTEKRSQSVMDDSSSTCSTDSVPSAFMSGPYKGNILPNNNGAQSSPNRRKNHWSRETNNRISLTHGGQIPPETTSVDGHSHDATGSKASQPELEATGFSFKNEIQHLGKNLARKEEVSSLQKKSTSKDQVDADSQSSSSGLGKKPLSTIQQPKHSSVVTTSTAAITAAITTVEPASSKEATSSSTSQTEKILVLASGSAPVSSSSQSEAQKQNMPLKINTSHQDNAISRPSSAPLVPAPRPPASIASTVQAVPLLSRSVSAAGRLGTDPSPSAPSYIPQSYRNAIIGKTMRARRSDIIDETTSSGQSVSCSQSPSVCLSSASMLPPQAPVRKDQTSVRPGLTFGCLKPEVVHSHHPRIDDSYHESSSSSQRIGSSLVDNMQKLDIDNNLWKEQYPAEIASRITPYQVQGTVAEEFPHLDIINDLLDDEQNIERAARGPQHGFNRQYSLPSNLFAAEFGSLGGSGRFDHSDQYYEEGFLGGYGTSANPLQGLRDGALQQMDLSSYSNNHSQLDGLMRNHWPYGNTDPSMLRLGDGDANTYPYQFRVYRARGGNRYLYHPANGP, encoded by the exons GTACATTTTGATCTACCCACAGGGTTGTGATGTCTGCAATCATCTTTCATTATTTCTTTGTGTTGCTAATCATGACAAACTTCTCCCAG GATGGAGTCATTTTGCGCAGTTTACAATAGCTGTAGTCAACAAAGACCCAAAGAAATCAAAGTACTCTG ATACATTACATAGGTTttggaaaaaggagcatgattgggGTTGGAAAAAGTTCATGGAGTTATCTAAAGTGTATGATGGCTTTATTGTTGCTGACACTCTTGTTATTAAAGCCCAAGTCCAAGTTATCAG GGAGAAGGCAGACCGCCCTTTTCGTTGTCTTGATTGCCAATACAGGAGGGAACTGGTCCGAGTATATTTGTCAAATGTAGAGAAGGTTTGCCGGCATTTTCTAGAAGAGAGAATAGGCAAGCTTAGCAAGTTTGTTGAGGATAAAGTGAGGTGGTCTGG TTTTCGTGCCTTTTGGTTCGGAATGGATCTAAATTCTAGGTGGCGCATGTCAAGAGACAGAACAGATGCTATACTGAAAGCAGTTGTTAAACATTTTTTCATAGAGAAAGAAGTCACATCTACTTTGGTTATGGATTCTCTATACAGTGGGCTAAAGGCTCTTGAATTTCAGAGCAAGAACATGAAAGGAAGAGCTAGATTAGTGGATTTGGAAGAATTACCATCTCCTATGATCCTAGTTGATAAAGATTTGTTTGTATTGGCTGATGATGTAATTCTTCTGATTGAAAGAGTGGTATCAGACTCCTTGCCTCATCAGCCTTTGCCTTCGAAAGATGACAAGTGTCCACAGAATCGTACCAAG GATGGAAGCTCTGGGGATGAGTTTAATAAGGACTCCATTGAGCGTGATGAAAAGCGACTTATGGAGCTGGGTCGTAGGACAATTGAAATTTTTGTCCTAGCTCACATATTCAG CAGTAGAATTGAAGTTTCCTACCAGGAGGCTGTTGCTCTAAAGAGGCAAGAGGAGCTTATTCGGGAGGAGGAAGCTGCTGGCCAGGTTGAACATGAGCTTAAGTCAAAGCGTGGTGCTGCTGAAAAGGAAAAACGTGCAAAGAAAAAACAG GCTAAACAGAAGCGTAATAGTCGCAAGGGTAAAGACAAAGTAAAGGACGTGAGGTGTAATCAAGCACAGGAGAGGCTCCAACAAGAAACTCCTTTGGAAGAGCGAACTTCAGATAGCTTCTCCTCTGGGCAGGTAGAATTGATTATTGAAAAGATTGATGCACGAGAAGATGTGTCTGAGACTGGAGAtgatgttgctgaggtgcttcaaCCTGATTTAGATGACAGAGATACCAGTCCTACTAATTGGGACACAGATACATCAGAAATTCATCTGATCACTGAAGCTAGTGGCAGCGATGTGCAAAATGGACAAACTGAAAAGAGGAGTCAATCTGTTATGGATGATAGCTCCTCAACGTGCTCAACCGACTCAGTTCCTTCTGCTTTCATGAGTGGACCATATAAAGGAAACATTTTACCAAACAACAATGGTGCACAGTCTTCTCCAAACAG AAGAAAAAATCATTGGAGTAGAGAAACAAACAACCGCATAAGTTTAACTCATGGTGGGCAAATTCCACCTGAAACTACTTCTGTTGATGGCCATTCACATGATGCTACTGGCAGCAAGGCTTCCCAACCTGAATTGGAGGCCACTGGATTCTCCTTCAAGAATGAGATACAGCATCTTGGCAAAAATTTAGCCAGGAAG GAGGAAGTTTCTTCTCTACAAAAGAAATCAACATCCAAAGATCAGGTTGATGCGGACAGTCAATCCTCTTCATCTGGCCTCGGTAAAAAGCCACTCAGCACTATTCAGCAGCCAAAGCATTCCTCAGTTGTCACCACCTCCACCGCTGCCATCACCGCTGCTATCACCACAGTGGAGCCAGCTTCTTCTAAAGAGGCAACATCGAGTAGCACATCTCAAACCGAAAAGATTCTTGTTCTTGCATCAGGATCAGCACCAGTTTCGTCCAGTTCCCAGTCTGAAGCTCAGAAGCAGAACATGCCATTAAAGATTAATACTTCTCATCAAGACAATGCAATATCACGGCCTTCCAGTGCTCCTCTTGTCCCGGCACCAAGGCCACCTGCTTCCATCGCTTCCACAGTTCAAGCAGTACCTCTCCTTTCACGCTCTGTTAGTGCAGCTGGTCGATTGGGAACTGATCCATCACCATCTGCCCCAAGTTATATTCCGCAGTCATACAGGAATGCGATAATCGGTAAAACTATGCGTGCAAGGAGGTCTGATATTATTGATGAGACTACTTCCTCAGGCCAAAGTGTTTCATGCTCACAGTCTCCATCGGTATGCCTATCATCTGCCTCTATGCTTCCGCCTCAGGCCCCTGTAAGGAAGGACCAGACATCAGTTCGACCTGGCTTGACCTTTGGTTGCCTCAAGCCGGAAGTAGTCCATAGCCATCATCCGCGGATAGATGACAGCTACCATGAATCCAGCAGCAGCAGTCAGAGGATTGGTTCATCTCTTGTGGATAACATGCAGAAGCTTGACATTGATAATAATTTGTGGAAAGAACAATATCCAGCTGAGATTGCTTCCAGGATTACTCCGTATCAGGTCCAAGGTACGGTGGCAGAGGAGTTTCCTCACCTCGACATTATCAATGACTTGCTCGATGATGAACAAAACATTGAACGGGCAGCTAGAGGTCCACAACATGGCTTCAATAGGCAGTATTCTTTGCCAAGTAATTTGTTTGCTGCTGAGTTTGGATCATTAGGTGGCTCTGGCCGGTTTGACCATTCAGATCAGTACTATGAAGAGGGTTTCCTTGGGGGCTACGGCACTTCCGCTAACCCCCTTCAAGGGCTGAGGGATGGAGCTCTCCAGCAGATGGATCTTTCATCATATTCTAATAACCATAGCCAGCTTGATGGATTGATGCGGAACCATTGGCCTTATGGGAACACTGATCCATCCATGCTCAGATTGGGGGACGGGGATGCTAATACGTACCCTTACCAGTTCCGAGTCTATCGTGCAAGAGGTGGAAACAGATACTTGTATCATCCTGCTAATGGGCCTTGA